From the Endozoicomonas sp. Mp262 genome, the window CGATCCCATCTTTCGCTCTATTCAGAAATTATCGAGCAGGGAGGGGCTATTGTCAGTGAATTGCCATTAGGCACTTCGCCAAATCCTGCCAACTTTCCCCGAAGGAATCGAGTGATATCAGGCCTGTCTCTGGGTGTACTGGTGGTGGAAGCGGCCATTGAAAGCGGTTCATTAATTTCAGCAAGACTTGCCGCAGAACAGGGGCGGGAAGTGTTTGCCATACCGGGTTCCGTTATGAACCCGCTTAGCAAGGGGTGCCATAAATTAATCCGTGAAGGCGCTGTATTGGTGGAAAGCGCTGAAGATATTTTGTTAGAGCTTAAGCCGGAAATTCAACATTTGCTGCTGGAGTCTGAGGGTTGTGCTGTATCTATCACAAAGTGTACCGATCCGGCACATAAGAAAATTCTCGAAGCGATGGGATTCGATGTTATCTCTCCCGACCTTATTAGCTCTTTGTGCAGTATCCCCTATGATGAATTATCAGTGATACTGACAGATATGGAGCTAAGTGGTTTTATTCAATCTGTGCCAGGTGGCTTTCTCAGATCCTGTTGAGATCTGATGGCATTAAGAAATATCGTTATCTTCCCTTCTCCCTGCTAAACTAGCGGCCTTAACACTGTCCTGAGGGAGGAGCTAAGGTGTCCAAGCCATTTATCGCGATTCTGATGGGGTCTGATTCTGATCTGCCAAAAGTCCAGTCAGCCGTGGATGTACTGAAAAAGCTGGATGTTCCTGTAGAGGTTAAGGTTCATTCAGCACACCGTACCCCGGATGCTACCCACTCCTATGTCCACGATGCCGATGAAAGAGGGGCTGCTGCGTTTATTTGCTGTGCCGGTATGGCTGCGCATCTGGCGGGTGTGGTTGCATCCCTCACCGTTAAGCCTGTGATTGGTGTTCCCATTGATGCAGGCCCACTAGACGGTATGGATGCCCTGTTGTCTACAGTGCAAATGCCAGGAGGCATTCCTGTGGCAACAGTGGCAATTGGTAAAGCGGGGGCAAAGAATGCGGGTTATCTTGCCGCCCAAATTATTGCCTTACACGACAAAGAGTTGTCTGATCGGCTCAAAATGGAACGCAAAGCTAATGCTGAAGCAATTCTTGCCAAAGATGCCGCTTTGCAGAATCAGTTAAAATAATACAGCCCGGTTTATCAGTAGGGGGGAATAGAGAACAGCCTGTCACACTATTCCCCATTAACTACTTCTCTGGAATCGTCAATCCATAATAAACAAGAATCGGGCTAAGTCCGACAGCTCTGTAGGGGACAATTCTGAGGTAAACGTTGATCTATGAGGGAGAATGAGCTGCTTTCAATCAGTATTCTGCAAGTCCTTTACCTCAAGCAGTTTACTTTTTGTGCAGCATACTCATTCTCTGGAAAAACAGCTTAAAGCTTCTTTTAACTGGCATCAATCCCGTATTAACCTTATGGCTCTCGCCATCTTTGGCCTTATACAGGTTGGCACGGTCAGTTTGTCCCGTATAGCTCAAACGATGGGGCACCACACTGAAATAGACTCCAGACGTAAGCGCCTCAAACGTTTCCTGATGTGGAAAGGCTTCGAGCTGGATTGTGTGGCACGAATGGTTGTTGACTGGATGGTGCCTGAAGGCAACTGGATTGTGTGCCTGGATCGCTCCAACTGGCAGTTTGGAAAGTTCAAAATCAATATCATGATGGTGGCAATTGCTTATAAAGGCACTGCCATTCCTATTGTCTGGACGCTCCTTCCCAAAAAGGGCATGTCCAGCATGGAGGAACGAATCACGCTGCTGAAGCGTTTTATCAACTTACTGGGTACAGAGCGTATACAGTATTTAACCGCAGACCGTGAGTTTCGGGGTGAAAAATGGTTAAAGTGGCTGATAGCGCAGAAAATTCCTTTCCGTATCCGCATTCCAAACGACACCCGCACAATGAACCGCCATCGAACGGAAAAATTGAAAGCGTATCGATTTTTCAGTCTGAAAGTGGGAGAAAGCATGCATCTGAATCATGCACGGGAACTCTGGGGTGTTCGTGTATTTCTTTCCTGTTATCGCTCAGAGCAGGAACGCGTCATCATTATCAGCAATGAAGCAGGTCAGGAGGCGCTGGGTGACTACATGAGGCGATGGGAAATTGAGACACTATTCCAAGCTTTAAAGGGTAGAGGTTTCGATCTGGAGAGTACACACCTGTCAGACAGAGAGCGTATTGAGCGCCTGCTGGGAATTGTAACCCTTGCCTATTGTTGGGCTTACTGCACAGGAGAATGGCGTGCTGAAATTAAGCCCATCAAAAGGCTAAAACATGGACGCCTTGCCAATAGTATTTTTCGATATGGACTGGAGTGGCTGGCAAGCCTTCTGTTTGACCGTACTTCATCCAGTACAGAATTAATGTTTCATATTGAGATGTTTGGCCAGCCTGTAAGGCCAGCCACTCATTGCGACAGTAAGAGTTAGGGATAATTGTCCCCTACAGAGGTCCGACAGGCTGCCAGCGTTTCTGGTAATATTGGCCGTGTAATCCAACTCTAGATGTATAACTAACCTCATGATCCTTGATATTGATGAACTAAACCTTGCAGTGGATGCGGTGACCCAAGGTGGGGTGATCGCCTATCCCACAGAAGCTGTTTGGGGGCTGGGCTGCAACCCATGGAATCAGGAGGCTGTTAACCGGTTACTGGCCATTAAATCCAGGCCTGTGGAGAAAGGTGTCATACTGGTTGGCTTTGCGGAAGAACAGTTCAGTCCGATTCTTGATCCATTAACGGATAGTGAGCGAGAGCGGCTCACTTCGGGATGGCCCGGACCTTATACCTGGCTGATTCCTGATCCTGATGGCTGGACGCCAAAATGGATTAGAGGCCAGTTTGATACGGTTGCCATTAGAATCAGTGATCACCCTATTGTTCGCTACCTGTGCTCTGCTACCGGATTGCCACTGGTATCAACATCCGCTAACAAAGCCGGGGAGCCACCCTTGCTAACTAAAGAACAGGTTGAACAACAATTTTCGGGACAGGTTGATTTTATCGTGCCGGGAGAGCTGGGTTCACAACAGACACCTTCTGAAATTCGTGACCTCAAAACCAACCGGGTTATTCGTGCCGGGTAACGGTTTACTGGTTCTTCAATAGAGAGGGAATGGGCTAAATTATGGAAACTGCCGTTAAGCTAAATGATGTCAGAGCATACCTGATGTCTCTCCAGGATCGAATCTGCCAGGCACTTGAAGTAGAGGATGGTGAAGCTCACTTTAAGGAAGATAGCTGGGAGTACCACGGTGGAGGCGGTGGCCGTGCCCGTATTGTTGAAGGAGGACATGTTTTTGAGAAAGCCGGGGTTAATTTTTCCCATGTAATGGGAGCCTCGCTGCCTCCCAGTGCCACAGCCAAAAGACCTGAACTGAAGGGACGAAGTTTTCAGGCGATGGGGGTTTCCTTGGTGGTCCATCCAGACAACCCTTTTGTTCCCACATCACACGCAAATGTACGGTTACTTGTGGCAGAAAAACCAGGTGCTGATCCTGTCTGGTGGTTTGGCGGCGGTTATGATCTGACACCTTATTATGGGTTTGAGGAGGACTGTGTCCATTGGCACACTGTGGCAAAGGCTGCTTGCGACCCTTTTGGTGACACTGTTTATCCCCGCTATAAAAAGTGGTGTGACGACTACTTTTTCCTGAAGCACAGAAATGAGCCAAGAGGGGTTGGTGGGCTTTTTTTTGATGACCTGAATGAATGGTCTTTCGATCAGTGCTTTTCTTTTATCCAGGCTGTTGGGGATAGCTATATTAAAGCCTATCTGCCAATAGTCCGAAAGCGAAAGGGCGAGACTTTTTCCGAGTGCCACAAGAAATTTCAACAGTATCGCCGTGGGCGCTATGTAGAGTTCAACCTGGTATACGACCGGGGAACTTTGTTTGGTTTGCAGTCAGGTGGCAGAACAGAGTCTATTCTAATGTCTCTTCCTCCATTGGTTCGCTGGGACTATAACTGGCATCCGGAGGAAGGTTCGGAAGAAGCAAAGCTATACTCTGACTGTCTAAAAGTAAGAGATTGGGTTTAAGTTTTCTGAAAACCGAACAGCAAAAAATTGAGGTGAAAAATGGCCGCTCCAGCAGACCGTTATGCGGTGATGGGTAACCCTGTTGCCCATAGTAAATCCCCCCGGATTCATGCCCTGTTCGCGGAAAACACACAACAGAAACTGCGTTATGATGCTATCGAGGTTGCCATTGGTTTATTTGAAGAGAGGGTTGCTGCTTTTTTTAACGATGGAAATCATGGCTTAAGTATTACTGTACCTTTTAAAGAGGCAGCCTGGTATTTGGCCGATAAAAAAACAGCGCGTGCAAAAACGGCAGGTGCCGTAAATACCCTTTGGCGGGATGAAAATAATTGCCTGAATGGGGATAATACGGATGGCATTGGATTGGTTAGAGATTTGACAGAGAACCATGACATTCCTGTAAAAAATACCCGAATTCTTGTGTTAGGGGCTGGTGGTGCAGTTAGAGGTGTTTTGGCTCCACTGATAAATGAACAGCCAGCATTAATCACTGTGGCCAACAGAACGTTCAGTAAAGCAGAAGAGCTGGTAGAGATATTCAGTCAGGAAAAAAAATCTTCTAATCAGGTAAGGCTGAATGCCTGTAGTTTCGATATGATTCAAGGGGATTTTGACCTTATTATTAATGGCACTGCTGCCAGTCTTCAGGGACAAACATTACCGGTTTCTCCCGATATCATTAATCCGGAAACCGTGTGTTATGACATGATGTATGGCTCTGGAGAGACAGTTTTTAATAAATGGGCCAGAGAGTCCGGGGCACTCAAATGTATTGATGGGCTGGGAATGCTTGTGGAGCAGGCGGCAGAACAGTTTTTTATTTGGCGTGGAGTCCGTCCAGAGACCGCTTCGGTATTGGCTGCTCTTAGGGGCTGCTGACGTTTGATCGTGAGCACAGGAGCAAACGTCAACAGCCCCTAAATAATATCCTCTTTGTGCAGTGATTGATTGATCTATACTTTCGACTTCTATAAATAATTAGAGAGTGCAGGGTATGAGTGCTGTTATTCAAACTGCTGCGGCTACAAGCCTGGAAGTAAAAGTAGATGCTTTTTTTCGCCCTTTGGCCCTGTTTTTTTCTGGTATTGTTTTATTAACGCTGGGGTCAAAGATTTATATCCCTATAGAACCTGTTCCTATTACAGCTCAAACAGTGGCTCTATTTCTGATTTCATTGACCTTTGGCCATCGTCTGGCTGTTGCTTCGGTTCTTGGGTGGCTTGGTTTAGGAGCCTGTGGGTTGCCTGTTTTTGCATCACATCTGACAGGTGTTACCGTTTTTACAGGGCCCACCGCGGGCTATCTTTTCGGGTTTCTTCTGGTTTCTGGTGTATGTGGATACCTTGCTGAAAAAGCAAAGGAATGTTTATCCGGTTCTCTTGATAAGCTGATAGCAATATCAGTGCTTGGGCATGTGATTCTCTATCTTTCCGGTTTGTGGTGGCTACATTACTTTGTGGGGAGTTGGCAAAATACTTTTTTAGCAGGGCTTTACCCCTTTATAATTGGAGATGCATTAAAAATAATCCTTGTTGTACTATGTGTGCCCGGAACATGGAAACTGAAGAACAGATGTTAGAAGAAGGATTGCGTCCCGGAGACCTCTTGTTTCAGCTTAGCAAGGGGCAGGAGGTGGAATGGTTAATCAGTCGGCTTTTCTCCGGCGTCAATGGGCAGGCTCTTAATCACGTAGGACTGTATATCGGTAATAATCATATTATTGAAGCGGTTTCACCCAGGGTACAAGAAGTCAAAGTGGAACAATTTGTCAATAGGGCAGCCATTGATCTAAAGGGAAAACCTTGTGTCACTATTGCCAGGTTAATACCTGAGTATTGCTCTCTTGTGGATAAGGCTATTGATTTTGCTCAGGATTGCTTATCGCATCCTTATGATAATAGCTACGGAAATTGCTCGGGGTGGTATTGTAGCCAATTGATTATAGAGGCTTTTAGATTCGCCAATAATGGTCATTTCCTTTTCCAGGAAACCCCAATGAGTTTTAAAGATCCTGAAACAGGAAAGATATTTCCTTATTGGGATATCTTTTACAAAAGCCGGGGTGAAAGGGTTCCTGAGGGTCAACCGGGTTCACATCCGGCATTACTCTCGTTATCACATCAGTTAACCATTGTGAAGATAGTGGGTGAGCTGCCTTTTAAAAACCTGAGGGAATTTGGTAGCAGTTTTAATGCTCAGTGTGAAATTGTTTAGATAATCAAGCGATGTTTAGCAACAATTGCAGCTAATCTTGAATTTCTATCTTTGAAAGAAGTTTGATGTTCATTTATAGCCATTTGGTTATAAAGTGTTTGCTTTTGTGAAGTTCTCTCTTCCTCAAATAGCTTTCTTTGCTCTTCAAGGTAAGCCTTATCGTATAAGTCAAATATGCTATTTTCGGCTGCTGTGGATTTAATATCGTTCATATATACATATTTAATTTATGTGTTATACCAATAGCGTAGTAGGAATATGGGACTAGTATAATTACTTTGGTTTTATATATCTTATTATTTATATAATTATTAAATTTATTTTAAATAAGAATAAACTAGCTGATGTTAGTCAAATCTATAGCGCTTATATTTCCTGATATTGCCAGCTCAAGGGAGTGTATAGCATTTGCCAGTGGCGAGGCAGTATTTGCAAGCAGTTGTTTGTACTTTTTTTCTGGCTTGGTGAGACAGGCAAACGCCAAAAGCCCTTTCACCCTGGCACCATAACAAAAAGGAATGATATATACAGTGTCTGGTTTTTTATCCAGGTGTGCTGACTCTATTCGGAAAAAATTTCCCGGAAGCTCTGAAATTTCAATGGACTCTTTGTGTTTTACTGCTTCAATAAGCAAGCTGCCATCATCATGTTGCAGTATTTCCAGATAATCTCCCTTTGATGAGCAACCATACTGCCCCTTTAAAGACAAGGTATAGTTTTTATCCACAAGGTACATCGCAGCGGCAGGAGAGTTAATTAATCTGGCCAGGTAACCGGTCACTTTACAACAAAGCTCTCCCAGGTTCATTATGCCATTCATCTCTTTGTATAAACCAGAAATGCTGTGCTCTAACCAGAGTTGTTGTTCCTGATATTCTTTATACTGTAACTGTCTTTTATTAAGAGTAATAACAGATTGACTTAAATTATTAAATTCAAAACTGGTATTTATGATTTCGCAGTTTGCAGAATCCCCTTTCGCTATTTTCTGAACCCATGAAGATACTTTTCTTAGAGGTTGGTTGATTTGTCTGGAAATAACCAGTGATAAAAAGATAAAAGTCGTCAGCATACAAATAAAGGCAACGATGTTTATTAGTTTTGTTTTAATAAAAAAAGTATTGATTCTTTTTTCTGGTATCTCTGTAACCAGCAATCGTTGATTGCCGGATAAATTAACCGGTCTGAAAATGCTAATCATTTTTAAGCCTAGACTGTTTTTATAATAAGTCAGTGGGCTTTTATTTGCGGTGCTATTTGATTCTGTGCTGTGAGTGATGTTTTTTTCTTGCCAGCTAATGAAAGGGATTCCACTGGAATAGTTGATTTTTTCATCAATAGGGTTGGAGATATAAAAGGCATTGGCCTGCTCATCTAACAAGTAAGCTATTACTTCATTGTTATAGGCAGTTTTTAAGTGGGATAACCCTTGTTGTTTTGATTGGTTAAGTACTTGTTTTGCTAACTATTCCTTAACTTTAGAGTTAGTATGACATGAACGTTTGGTTATATTTTAAAAATTGTGTGCAAAAATACATCCAAACGTTTTTTCAGATTCGGTATTATTCTTGATTATTGCGTTGTTGCCGCTATTTATGCCGCTTTTTTCTTTTCTTTGACTATTCCGTCAGTCAAACTATTAAAATTGAACTCATATTTTTGGCTATATCGGTTCCAGCCCTCACGAATAGGTAATCTGGGGATAATTCCTGCGAGTGCAAATCTTAGCATGCCAGCGGTGGTTGTATCCTGATCCCGCCAAGGAATCCTTGAAATGCCCACGCTTGCTTGATTTTTACAGACGGTCAACAGTTGCAATAATGCGTATCCAGCCATCTTCAGATGCATCCACCGCAACAGAGTTCTCAGCTTTTGCTGCCATAACTGGCGGCAACCAAATGAATGTTTAATTTGCTGAAACATGGGTTCAACCGGCCATCTTTTCGCATAAATACGAAGGATGTCTATACCTTCAAGTCCAGTATTGGTTGCAATGAATATACGGCTTTCTGTCAGTCCTTTATCATTTTCAAACCGACCCCAGACAACCCGAACCTTGCGGCCTTTCAGGAAGCGAGCCCGACATACCCGGGTGCGATAACGTATCTTTCGAAATCTGCCGTATATTCTTACGGTTGTTTGATATTCCGGTAGCTTCTCCACTTCCGGGGGCGTCATTTTGATGCCATACTTTTTGGGTCGCCCACGTTTTTTTGCAGTGGACTCCAACGGTAAGGCATACAATGCCCGGTTTAACGGGATTTGCCCTACTACTTCATAGCCCATTTCCAGAACGGGTTGCATTAGCGTCCAGTTCATATACCAACAGTCTGTCAGCAAGCGCAGTCCTTGCACCTTCACCTCTTGCCTCACTACTTTTAGCATGGCAACAGCGATTTTTAGCTTACTGGCATTGCCTGAAGCAGGAGATGGAAAGGAAAGCACAGGGATGGCAGTAAATACTTCATCTTTAGCCCGCTCAAATACAACAGCCAGGGATACCCAGCATTGTCCCCAGATATACGTTGGCCGGTTCCTTTTTTTACTGTGCTGGTGATGGGTTCGGCAAGCGGGAGCCTTGTCAGAAAAACGCTCCACCACCCAATCATCAAGACCAATGTTGATAAGTTCACCCCGTGGTACTTTTGAGCATACCAGCTGAATGAGCCGGCATGCGAGGCTCCTCCACCGCCACTTGCCTTGAGAGAGCCAATGGTGGTAACTGCTCCATACGCATTGAAAGTTATTAATAGATAACAGCGCCTGAGTGACAAAGCCTTGCCCGGATAGCATGCAGCCAAAAAGAAGTTCGCAGAACGTAGGTACTGCTGTTGGGGATAGCGCTGAAGCAAGAAACGTTGTATATAAGGCAAGCTCCCGGAGGATCTCTTTATGATCTGAAGTGAGCATAGCAACCATCTTTGTATTTTGTTTGGAGATGGTTGCTATTAACCGATTTCAGATGAAAATCGTACTATTGTTCTTTGGTAACTCTAAAGTCGAGAACTATTCATTAAGTAAGGTTAATTCAATGATGGTTTTTTCATGTAAAAGAGATTTATGCTGATTAGCATTGATGACAGATACTGCCATCATTGGCACTACTGTAAATAATAGAAAACCGATAAAAAACTGAAAAGTTAAGCTATATCGTTTTAAGTAGTCCAGCATCCCTGACTTTCCCTTGGTATAAAATGATGATCAACCCGGAAGATAAATGGTATTTTATCTTTCTGGATAGGAAATAAAATTTCCGGGCTGAAATGGATTTTATCTCTATGAGACTGTTTCTAAATACTGATCTTTTAACTTTACATAGTTATCGGCGCTATAGCGTAAATACTGACGTTCTTTTTCAGATAATGGACGGGCTATTTTTGCGGGGTTTCCCTTATATAAATGACCACTTTTGAGGTGTTTTCCGGGGGGGACAAGACATCCGGCAGCCACCATCACTTCTTCCTCAACGACAGCCCCATCCATAACAATAGCCCCTATGCCTATCAGACAACGATCCTGAATAGTACAACCGTGAAGAACAGCCTTGTGACCAATGGTGACTTCACTGCCTATATCAAGAGGATAGCCCGCTGGATTATAGTGACTTTTATGGGTTATATGGAGAACTGAACCATCCTGAATACTTGTCCTGGCGCCAATGATGATGGAGTGCATATCTCCCCTGATAACTGCAGTGGGCCAGATGGAGCTATCATCACCTATTTGGACATCACCAATAATCACGGCAGAGTTATCCACATAGACCCTTTGCCCTATGACAGGAACTTTGCCCTGAAAGCCTTTAATCTTGCTAGTCACTTGAATAATTACCTTTTATTCTCTTGAAATCATTGAATGAAGAGCCCATTTAGACAATAACAACCCGGCATAAGGTCATCCAGTAATGAATAATCCTCTTCTTGATCCCACTGAGCTGCCTCCCTTCTCACGGATTAAACCGGAGCATGTAAAACCGGCTATCGAACAAATCATCCGTGACAATGAATCATTTGTTGATGGTCTATTACAGGACAACAAGGAGTTTAGCTGGGATACCCTGCAATTGCCCCTTGATACGATTAACGACAAACTGAGTAAGGCGTGGTCTCCAGTTGGCCATATGAATGCAGTGGTGAACAGTGAAGATCTCAGGGAGGCTTATAATGCCTGCTTGCCCTTGCTTTCCGAATACTCTACCAAGCTGGGTCAAAACCGTGCCTTGTTTGAGGCGTATCAGCAGCTGTCCAATTCAGATGCGTTTGGGACTCTGGATGCTGCCCAGAAAAAAGTGATTAGGGATCAGCTCCGGGACTTCAGGTTGGCGGGGGTAGCGCTGCCAGACGATAAAAAAGAACAGTTTAAAGAACTCAAGAAGACACTCTCTGAGTTAACCAGCCAATTTTCTGACAATGTGCTGGATGCCACTATGGCCTGGACAAAGCTCATTGAAAATAAAGAGGATCTGGCCGGGATGCCAGACTCTGCCCTTGCAGGTGCGAAGCAGCTTGCTGAAGCTAAAGGTCATCAGCAAGGCTGGCTCATCAATCTCGATTTCCCCAGTTTTTTCCCTGTGATGACCTACTGTGATAACCGGGCGTTACGGCAAGAGGTTTATACCGCATACAGCACCAGAGCCTCTGACCAGGGGCCGGATGGTAGTAAATTTGATAACTCGGAAAAAATTAATGAAATACTGAAGCTCAGGCATCAACTTGCCGGGTTATTAGGCTTTAAGAACTATGCTGAATACTCTCTGGCAACCAAGATGGCGGATGATCCCGGGCAGGTTATGGCATTTCTGGAAGATCTCGCCAGGAGAAGCAAGCCTCAGGCTGAACAGGAGCTGGCTGAGCTCCAAGCTTTTGCAAAAGATGAGTGTGGCCTTGAACTGCTTCAGGCATGGGATATCGGGTATTATTCCGAAAAACTGCGCCAGGCTCGCTATGCCATTTCCCAGGAAGAGTTACGTCCCTGGTTCCCTGCGGAAAAAGTAATCAGTGGTATGTTTGAAGTGACTTCCCGCCTGTTTGGTATTCACTTTGAACAGGCTGAAGGCATTGATTGCTGGCACCCCGATGTGCGTTTTTATAATGTGTGTAGTGATTCTAAAATCATTGGTCGTTTTTACCTTGATCTTTATGCCCGTGAAAACAAGCGGGGTGGAGCCTGGATGGATGAGTGCCGGGTTCGACGGGTAACTCATGACCAGGTTCAGCTCCCCGTGGCTTATTTAACCTGCAATTTTACGCCTCCAGTGGGCAGCAAGCCTGCCCTGTTAACCCATGATGAAGTAGTGACACTCTTCCATGAATTTGGTCATGGCTTGCACCATATGTTGACCAAGGTGGATTATGCTCCGGTTTCAGGCATTAATGGTGTTGCCTGGGATGCTGTGGAACTGCCCAGTCAGTTTATGGAAAACTGGTGTTGGGAGAAGGAGGGGCTGGCACTGATCTCGGGGCATTATGAAACTAATGAGCCACTGCCCTCTGATAAATTAAAGAAATTACTGGCCGCTCGTAATTTTCAGTCTGCCATGATGATGGTCAGGCAACTTGAATTTTCACTCTTCGATTTTCGTTTGCATAAAGACTATCAGGAGGGTATCAATGTTCAGGATGTTCTGAATAAGGTAAGGAATCAGGTTGCGGTGGTTATACCACCGGTCTTCAATCGTTTTCAGAACAGTTTCAGCCATATTTTTGCCGGCGGTTATGCGGCAGGTTACTACAGCTACAAGTGGGCTGAAGTGCTGTCAGCAGACGCCTTTTCCCGATTTGAGGAAGAGGGGATTTTTAATGAAGCAACCGGACGGGTTTTTCTCAACGAAATTCTAGAGAAAGGTGGCTCAGCAGAACCTATGGAACTTTTTGTAAACTTCAGGGGACGTGAGCCCAAAATTGATGCACTGCTTCGCCATAGCGGAATTCTTGAATCATAAATAAACCATGGCGGGGGCTTGGTGCATAAGCCCCTGCCTATTACAGGGAGTTAATATGCCAATCAAACGATTTATTGCCAGTGCAGTGTGCCCCTCCTGTGGAGAGATGGACAGTGTACGGATGTATCTCCATGAAGGGCAGCAGTTTCGTGAATGTGTTGACTGTGGCTTTACCGATAAAATGCCATCTGAATCCACCCTGGAAGGTAGCCTGCCCCAGGCAAGGATTGATCGTGAAGAGCAGGTTTTGGAGGAAGATGTGGATATAGTCAGGATTGTTGGTGATGCAAGTAAAGGCTCGTGAGGCCTGTAACATATGTTAAGTAATTGTCGTCTTTTTTGATGCTGTAATTGAGCGTTTTTATACTCTCTATAGTGATAAATATAATTTATTAAGCCAAAATAGTTGATCTTTAAGTAGGTCATAGTTTGGTTTCAAATAAACTGGATGTTCGGCCAGTACGAGAAATCTACTTCTTGATCTAACGATCAGATAGCTATTGAATGATACATTTACTCTATTATAAAGAGAGTACTGGTCTTTAAATCCCTCTCCCTATGAAGTACGTCACTACAATCACTGATGAAGCTGTTTTATTAACTTTGAAATTCGCCAAACACTACGGACCTCTGAGATGTATAAGGGAAAGAGCCCATAGCCTTTTATTGAGCAATCGTGGCTTTACCAGCTATTCCCGCATGATGAACGTCGATGATCGTTGGTATTGACAATAAGGCAGCAAAAATAATGAAGCCGATCAAAACTGAGCCGCCAATTAACAAAGCGGAGCTTTAAAGAAAAAATGTCACCCCTGAACGTAGCTACGATATGGCCGGTTATGATGTATCGAATGGAATCACCCTTTTCTCTTCAATACCATGAGTTACTGTGTAAAAAAGCCCCTCCCACGTTTTTATCAGCCAATGCAAAAAATAGCCCTGTATCCATTTCCATAATGCTATACGGACTCCTTTTGAGCGGGTTCTTAAAGCTTCCTGAAACTGGGGACAGCACAGTTCCTGTATTTGATCTACGAGAAAAGCAAGCATCGTCAGATAGGCCAGATTTGTGGCTAAGTGCTTCTCACCGTGACCGTAGTTATGTTCGAGATCGTAGCCTTGATTTTTCAGGGTGTTAAACGTCTGGTTCTCAATATGCCATCGGCAGCGCCCTCCTTTCATGACGGGTTCTATGGTTTCTTCGTTAAGCGGAATATCAGTCACCCAGCACCAGATATGCTGTTTACCTTTTTTATCGGTTTCGACAAAATCAAGCACATTAACCTGTTCTGCATATTTTGCCTTGTTCAGCCTGACGTCATTGGCATAGCGAAACCACCACTTAATTCCAGTCTCTTCATTAACTTTTTCAGCACGGTGAACTTTTCCTTCTTTATCCAGCTCATCCATCGCTTCAACCAGCGAGGCATGGTTGCCATCTTTCGCGACAATGATGTAATGCCAGCCATAACTCTTAATCAGTTGGACAGTGGGGTTGTCAGCATAAAGACTGTCCAGAAGAATAACGAA encodes:
- a CDS encoding transposase, which gives rise to MAYPFQKSRKHLCANSLITTISESYEQIPDVRPNKDSRKITIHDASMSAFAMMHLKYPSLLSFERDKTEQEVRHNLEHLYQIKKRAPCDTSMREILDPIDPVEFKKPFKTLLSNVQRGGLLKAFEFHCGNLKNHYLLPIDGTGLFYSCNNKKPCQECCTKNKGKANEAHYHQLMAACIAHPDQKTVLPLAPEAIVCQDGSTKNDCEKNAIKRLFATIREHHPRLKFVILLDSLYADNPTVQLIKSYGWHYIIVAKDGNHASLVEAMDELDKEGKVHRAEKVNEETGIKWWFRYANDVRLNKAKYAEQVNVLDFVETDKKGKQHIWCWVTDIPLNEETIEPVMKGGRCRWHIENQTFNTLKNQGYDLEHNYGHGEKHLATNLAYLTMLAFLVDQIQELCCPQFQEALRTRSKGVRIALWKWIQGYFLHWLIKTWEGLFYTVTHGIEEKRVIPFDTS